The sequence below is a genomic window from Methanobacteriaceae archaeon.
TCCGCCAGAAATTACTTTAATTTTCCTTAAAATTTTAGGATTCTCCATTATTTCTATTTTGTAAATAGTCCGTTGATTTTTTCAGCAAATAAAAAGTCCAGATCAGTTAACCCTCCTTGGTCATTGGTGGTTATCTCCAATGCAACCCGACCCCATGAGAGGTTGATTTCAGGGTGATGCTGCAGTTCTTCTGCAATCAAACCTACTTTAACTGTGAATTCAAGGGCATTTCCGAAGTCCTCAAAATCGAATACTGCCACCAGGGATTGATCATCAAGCACAGACCAATTTTCCAGTTGAGATGATTTCTTCTTTATTTCCAAAGGGCTTAAAAGTTCTGGAATAGACATTTAACTCTCCATTCAGACTTTTTAACTTCAAATCTATCCTAAGAATTTAAATTTTAAATAAGAGATTTTTAAATTAAAGGTAGTATTTTTTACTGGGGTAAGCGAAGTTTTAATTATCAAGTTTTAATTATCAATATTTTCCTTAACTATTTTCATAAGTGCCATGGCTTTTTGGAAATTCTTATCAATTTTAAGTGATTCCTGGATTACTTTAAGGGATTCATCATATTTCCCAAGTTTATATAATCCCTTAGCCTTCAAATATAAACCGTATTTGTAAAAATCATCCTTTTTGGGGTATCTGCCTAGAAATAGTTCAAAGGTGTTCACGGATTCTTGGAACTCTTCCAGGAGTAGGAGAACATATCCCCTATTGTACCAGGCCATGTTATCACCTGGTTCCAGCCTAATGACTTGTTCGAAACATTTAAGGGCTTCGGAATATTTTTCAAGTTCCATGAGAGCCACTCCTTTATCATTCCAGGCAGAAGTATAGTTTTTATCAATATTCAGTGCATTATTAAAAAATTCTATTGATTTGTTTACTTTTCCCTGATTTAAAAAGGACATGGCTTGTTTGTAGAACATTTCGGCTTCTTTAGTTGCCATCAAATCTCTCCTGGTGTTTGATAAGAAGTTTGAGAGGAAATTTCCCACTAATAAAAAATCATTTTTTAGATAAATTATTGTTTATATTATTCAAATCCATGTTGTTTAACCTGATATTGTATTAATAATTTAAATAAGAATAATACTAATTTTGCTTATTTTTTTAGACTTTTTATGATTAATTGACGAATAATGTATGATCTTGATCTGTCCTCTTTTTTGGCGATCTGGTCAATTTTTTGAATGTATTCCGGTTCCAAACGAATGTAAACGCTTTTCTTTTTCATGTATATAGATACGATTCATTACAAATATATACCTTACGGATGAAATTAAAGGACTTGTTGAAGTTAATTTAATGATATCTGATAATAATAACTGATAAATAACTAGTTAAAAATTTAGTTTTAATAAAACTTAGTTTTAATTAATTTATTTTTTTCTAATTTTAAATCAGAATATTTTTTTTTATTCTTTAAGAAAATTTAAAGCCTTATTTATTTCTTTTAGTTATTTTTCCATCCATTTCTTTTCATAGTTCCGGATCCAAATTAGTTCCTTTAATAGAAGGTCACCATGCCCTTTGGGATTATTTTCAATCTCTTCTTTCCGGTCTTCAGGCAGATAATCCAGAAGTTTTTCCCATTCATCCACATCGGTGTAGGTTTGTTTTTTCACCCGGTAAACACTATGCTCAAATGATTCCAGCACCAGATCAATATCCTCATCATCTTCAAGAAATGATATATGCTGCTCTAAGACAGGTATAAGCGCATCACCCAGCTCTATCTGAGCAGTAAGATATGCTTCATAAGGGTTGTCATATCTAATGTAATCCACTTTTTTAGGCCCACCTGTTCTATGAATAATATTACGCCCCTTTATGGAATCATTAAATT
It includes:
- a CDS encoding 4a-hydroxytetrahydrobiopterin dehydratase; the protein is MSIPELLSPLEIKKKSSQLENWSVLDDQSLVAVFDFEDFGNALEFTVKVGLIAEELQHHPEINLSWGRVALEITTNDQGGLTDLDFLFAEKINGLFTK
- a CDS encoding tetratricopeptide repeat protein is translated as MATKEAEMFYKQAMSFLNQGKVNKSIEFFNNALNIDKNYTSAWNDKGVALMELEKYSEALKCFEQVIRLEPGDNMAWYNRGYVLLLLEEFQESVNTFELFLGRYPKKDDFYKYGLYLKAKGLYKLGKYDESLKVIQESLKIDKNFQKAMALMKIVKENIDN
- a CDS encoding ribbon-helix-helix protein, CopG family, producing the protein MKKKSVYIRLEPEYIQKIDQIAKKEDRSRSYIIRQLIIKSLKK